Genomic segment of Perca flavescens isolate YP-PL-M2 chromosome 7, PFLA_1.0, whole genome shotgun sequence:
CAACACATACAGTCCATTTCACTGATGGTCTTGTGCTCTCTTTATCAAGTCTGGGCCAACACATGATAGTCCATACAGAGGAGAGGGAGTACAAGTGTGACCAGTGCCCCAAAGCCTTCAACTGGAAGTCCAACCTCATCCGTCACCAGATGTCACATGACAGTGGCAAGCGCTTTGAGTGTGAAAACTGTGATAAGGTACAGCATACCCGGCACGTAAGTTGTACACTGAACACACAGGCTTTATCTGCTTCAGAAATTCTGCTGGTCTTGTTTTTAAGTCTTCATTCGTAATAGTAATGGACATACATTTAGTCATTTTGAAAGAACAGCATTTTTTCATTCATGGCATACATAGTATTTTTATATGCTTATTTCAAATTTCAGGTGTTCACAGATCCCAGCAACCTTCAGCGCCACATCCGCTCCCAGCACGTGGGGGCGCGCGCTCACACATGTCCTGAGTGTGGCAAGACTTTTGCCACCTCGTCAGGCCTCAAACAGCATAAGCACATCCACAGCAGTGTCAAACCCTTTATCTGTAAGTGAGAGCTTTGGAAGTTAATGACTCCTTTATTCATAACTGTCCATTTATTTTATACCTATTTTCTTTCCACCTCATCTACTTCTCCATGTACGCCAACTTTTTGATCCTATTTAAATCGTCTGAACCAGGCATACAGGTCCAGGGATCATATTTGTGTTGCAATTAACTTATTCTGTAAATAATAGATTTGACCTGTtcacatttgctttttttacaGCAAAACTTTATAACATATAGTTTAGATTAGTTTGGACTActaatactataataataatgaatgatAATTATACATCATATTTAATAATGGATGAGTTacatttttgctcttttttaaggaaattaataacatactgtatgtattttatgATCTTTCTTGCATGTTCAGTTATTATTGTAAAATGCATACAATGTAGATACAGTAGATCAGGACCAATTTCAATTTGTAGAATGAGTGGTTGGTTTCATCCATAGAAAACATTCCCTTTCTTTTCTAGAGCTATTTCATCAGCAGTTTCCATTTAGATGTATGTTTTGCTGTTGATTTGGTATACAAAGTTAGAGACAGTGTTAAAATGGGTTTAACCAGGCCCTGATGGGCTGCGTCTTTTTGCTCCCCCAGGCGAGGTGTGCCACAAGTCCTACACCCAGTTCTCCAATCTCTGCCGCCACAAGCGTATGCATGCTGACTGCCGCACCCAGATTAAGTGTAAGGACTGTGGGCAGTTGTTCAGCACTACCTCCTCCCTCAACAAGCATCGCCGCTTCTGTGAAGGCAAAAACCATTATGGCTCGCCGGCAGGGATGTTCAACCCTGGCATTCCCATGAGCTCCAGCCCCATCATGGCCAAGGCCAAGTCCCACCATCCCCACCTTCAAGGTCTAAACCAGTCAGGTTTAGGCTTCACTGACTACTTTCCCTCCCGACCTCACCCTCACGCTGGCTTGCCCTTCTCCCCAGGACCCCATGGCTTCCCATCCCTCCCTCATGGTTTCCCAGGTATCTTCTCCCCATCACTGTATCCACGACCACCTTTATTGCCGGCTAGTCCGTTGCTAAAGCAGTCAGGAGGCAGTCAGGAGGTGAAACTGCCTCGGAGTCCCCTAGATGTCCCTCCACTGTCCCTGGTTAGCTCCACAAACAGCAATGGAGGTTACAGTTTGAGTCAGCtggaagacagagaaaaagagaacaaaCTAGATTTTTCTTCTGGAGAGGCCAAGCCAAAATCTAAGATGGCAGACATGTCTGACGCTAGTGACCTTGAAGATGTTAATACCACAAGTGGGACAGATTTGGACACCACCACTGGTACTGCTTCAGGTGATGGTTCTGACCTGGAGAGCGATGGAGAGAGTGAACGTGAGCGAAGTGGTAAAAGAAGGAAGCCATCTGGGGCCATATCAAGTCAAGAAGGCCACCAGTTAGAAGACACAAACAGTGCGTTGATATCAGCCGTGTCTAGTTCTGGGAACTTTGCTATCGATCGTCCCTTTCTTTCTTCTGCATCATCCCAGCActccttcttccctcctcctgaTGAGCAAGCCCTCCCGCCCACCAACACAAATGCCAATGCATCTACAGATTCCATCAAAGCCATTGCCTCTATTGCAGAGAAATATTTTGGTCCAGGTTTGATTGGTCTCCATCAGGAGAAGAAGATGGGTCCATTGCCCTACCATTCCATGTTTCCCTTTCAGTTTTTGCCCAACTTCCACAACTCCCTTTATCCCTTCAGCGCTGATCGAGGTGCCCTCAATCCTAGCATGTTCTTCAAAGCAGAGCCCAAGTCACCTCGCGAGCAGCTGCACAAGATGGTTTCTGGTGCCCCAGGAGCTCCTGCTTCCACAGGGGAGTCCCCGTTTGATCTCACCACAAAGCCCAAGGAGACCAAATTAGCTCCTCCAACCCCAACAAACCCTTCAAACCTTAGTAGTACTGGGAGCAGTAGTGGACATTTAGTAATATCTAGCGGTGAAGAACAGCCATTGGACCTCAGCATTGGTGGCCGGAGCCGAGGTGGTCATAATGGTGTGGCAGCTGAGCCACAAAATAGAAAGAACCATATCTTTGGCATCGGAAAGGGGGTGTCCATCAAGGATGAAACCCCATCTGGGTTTCCACACGCCCATTCCCAGTTGTTGCCCCAATCCTCCATCGCCCAGCACCAGCAGCCCCAGGCACAGCCACACCAGCCACCACCCCTTCACTACGCCAAGCCCTCAGCATTCTTCATGGACCCCATATACAGGTATTTCAGCCCCGATTAGACTAGAAACAGCTTTTTCCACAAAATCAACCTTAATCCTTTTATGTTCACACATTGAAGACGGCTGAGGTTGGTGTTAAGTGTGTGGTTAGAGGTTGTAGATGATTTCTGACCTTGGTACGTAACCCTCTGCCTTGTTGTTGGTCCAGCAGGGTGGAGAAGAGGAAGCTACTCGACCCCGTAGGAGCTCTGAAGGAAAAATTCCTTAGGCCCTCACCGCCACTCTTCCATCCACAGGTAAgcttacagcacacacacagacacattttataTCTAGGAAGGCACTCGGTTTAATCTTATGTAGAAACAACCAATGGTACAtgcattttaaacaaaaactacAATGAGGGAATACCAAACAGGGGAATTGACCTCCAGGTATTGCATACAGTCTGATTATTCCCAGATGCAATCTACTATTATTTATAAACCATGTATTATGTGAAAATACCTCACTCCTGCCTCCCACGCTGCTGCAACCTGAATTGATAGGGCCCTATGCACCATCATTCCACAGTGTTGATGTTATTTTCTCAAGGGTTCTGTATGATTTCTTCCTTTGTTTATTGAATGGCGCCTGTGTACCTCGTCACCTCTACCTTTTTCAGAAGACACAGTCTGTTATCGCAGCCCCTTTGATAATCAGTCACATTGTTTGACTGTCCCCAGACCCTCCCAACCTCTACAAATCTTGATTACAAGGAATGATAGTATTAATAAAAGAGAGAATAATAACCGTTTGAATTGTAACAAACTCTCTTGGCCACGCTAATCTTAGTTGTGGCATTGTTTCAAGTACTGGGAGCCCACAGGCCAGCTAATAACTCAACCCcctccaagttttttttttctgtggctggctggctggctagaTAATAGCACCGTGTCCATCAAGGACATCCTGTGTTTGTCTCCAGGAGAATGGGGGGCTCTCATTGGGGAAACAGTTTAATCTGACCTGGAAATCTGTGTCCTCTATCAACTGTGACTTTGCAAAACACTAATTTGGTGCATATGCAGACAGATACATTTTCATATATGAcattacacatatatatgttgTCATGCCTTTACAAATGAGTGGTATAAGAATAgctaacattaattattttctgtcatttgcaagcaaaacattttataatggCACCTCTTCTCAAATATAATCACCATGTACTCATTTCATCATTAATCAATATCCCCACGATGAAAAGCTTTTCCAGGCTCCCCTGTAAAAGCTTCTCATATCAGAGTCTCAGCTGTGATCCTCCCAGTGATCCAAACACAATGCCACCTCTAATTCAGTCTCATGACGGAAtcacccctctccccctccaccCGTTCTCAGACTGCGAATAAACACATCGAGACGGAGTGTCTGTCCCTGTCTCTCCCGTCCCGTATTCACTAAAAAAGGAAGGATGTAAGCTGTTTTTGGCAAATAAACTCCTACATAACTGCCCCCCCTTTGTTCACAAGATTTCAGGGGTGGGGAAGCGGCTATCAGTTGGGGGTATCTCAAACTATATTGTACAGCTCCAATCGAGGCTCTTGAATGCCTCATTTAGCCAGTTTGCCGGCCTACAACAGTAGCTTCAGCAGGAGAAGGTAAGAGGTAGAGAACAAAGCACTGAAGCTGGAGGTGAGGGTAGGGGGGAATGGGAGGGGGAGGGtcggggggagggaggggtggggggggtacTTGGAGGAATGGTACTTCagtgtttgtgaatgtgttATAGGTCATAGAGGTGACTTGCCTTTAGCACAAACAAGGCTAACCTCTGATATACTGCTTCCTCAAAGCTtccgctctctgtctctttccctcGCTCcctgctttttctgacattgtgTCTTTGTTTTCAATGCTTCCTTTGctcttttaacacacacacacactacaa
This window contains:
- the prdm16 gene encoding PR domain zinc finger protein 16 isoform X1 — protein: MKDGIFPEGSMAPNLQDEQMYRCEDCDELFSSTLELRRHQKYSCSSSGSIFDTLREDFKQEREDSDEPVHECKDCEKIFPNEYSLGQHMIVHTEEREYKCDQCPKAFNWKSNLIRHQMSHDSGKRFECENCDKVQHTRHVFTDPSNLQRHIRSQHVGARAHTCPECGKTFATSSGLKQHKHIHSSVKPFICPDGLRLFAPPGEVCHKSYTQFSNLCRHKRMHADCRTQIKCKDCGQLFSTTSSLNKHRRFCEGKNHYGSPAGMFNPGIPMSSSPIMAKAKSHHPHLQGLNQSGLGFTDYFPSRPHPHAGLPFSPGPHGFPSLPHGFPGIFSPSLYPRPPLLPASPLLKQSGGSQEVKLPRSPLDVPPLSLVSSTNSNGGYSLSQLEDREKENKLDFSSGEAKPKSKMADMSDASDLEDVNTTSGTDLDTTTGTASGDGSDLESDGESERERSGKRRKPSGAISSQEGHQLEDTNSALISAVSSSGNFAIDRPFLSSASSQHSFFPPPDEQALPPTNTNANASTDSIKAIASIAEKYFGPGLIGLHQEKKMGPLPYHSMFPFQFLPNFHNSLYPFSADRGALNPSMFFKAEPKSPREQLHKMVSGAPGAPASTGESPFDLTTKPKETKLAPPTPTNPSNLSSTGSSSGHLVISSGEEQPLDLSIGGRSRGGHNGVAAEPQNRKNHIFGIGKGVSIKDETPSGFPHAHSQLLPQSSIAQHQQPQAQPHQPPPLHYAKPSAFFMDPIYSRVEKRKLLDPVGALKEKFLRPSPPLFHPQMSAMENMTEKLESFGALKLDVPPNSLQHAHPLFNFRSPPPSLSDAILRKGKERYSCRYCGKIFPRSANLTRHLRTHTGEQPYRCKYCDRSFSISSNLQRHVRNIHNKEKPFKCHLCNRCFGQQTNLDRHLKKHEHENIPVSQQSGMLSNLGTTISSPNSEPDNHALLDEKEDSYFSEIRNFISNSEMNQASSSSDKRSDQAEEERPPSHSLSNSKLRLQGLEEEEEEVEGDDEEEEEGSLTEKSHDEAPESPSPVTTGVYEEDEEEEETETAPLAMSYEHTRRLMQ
- the prdm16 gene encoding PR domain zinc finger protein 16 isoform X2, whose translation is MKDGIFPEGSMAPNLQDEQMYRCEDCDELFSSTLELRRHQKYSCSSSGSIFDTLREDFKQEREDSDEPVHECKDCEKIFPNEYSLGQHMIVHTEEREYKCDQCPKAFNWKSNLIRHQMSHDSGKRFECENCDKVQHTRHVFTDPSNLQRHIRSQHVGARAHTCPECGKTFATSSGLKQHKHIHSSVKPFICPDGLRLFAPPGEVCHKSYTQFSNLCRHKRMHADCRTQIKCKDCGQLFSTTSSLNKHRRFCEGKNHYGSPAGMFNPGIPMSSSPIMAKAKSHHPHLQGLNQSGLGFTDYFPSRPHPHAGLPFSPGPHGFPSLPHGFPGIFSPSLYPRPPLLPASPLLKQSGGSQEVKLPRSPLDVPPLSLVSSTNSNGGYSLSQLEDREKENKLDFSSGEAKPKSKMADMSDASDLEDVNTTSGTDLDTTTGTASGDGSDLESDGESERERSGKRRKPSGAISSQEGHQLEDTNSALISAVSSSGNFAIDRPFLSSASSQHSFFPPPDEQALPPTNTNANASTDSIKAIASIAEKYFGPGLIGLHQEKKMGPLPYHSMFPFQFLPNFHNSLYPFSADRGALNPSMFFKAEPKSPREQLHKMVSGAPGAPASTGESPFDLTTKPKETKLAPPTPTNPSNLSSTGSSSGHLVISSGEEQPLDLSIGGRSRGGHNGVAAEPQNRKNHIFGIGKGVSIKDETPSGFPHAHSQLLPQSSIAQHQQPQAQPHQPPPLHYAKPSAFFMDPIYRVEKRKLLDPVGALKEKFLRPSPPLFHPQMSAMENMTEKLESFGALKLDVPPNSLQHAHPLFNFRSPPPSLSDAILRKGKERYSCRYCGKIFPRSANLTRHLRTHTGEQPYRCKYCDRSFSISSNLQRHVRNIHNKEKPFKCHLCNRCFGQQTNLDRHLKKHEHENIPVSQQSGMLSNLGTTISSPNSEPDNHALLDEKEDSYFSEIRNFISNSEMNQASSSSDKRSDQAEEERPPSHSLSNSKLRLQGLEEEEEEVEGDDEEEEEGSLTEKSHDEAPESPSPVTTGVYEEDEEEEETETAPLAMSYEHTRRLMQ
- the prdm16 gene encoding PR domain zinc finger protein 16 isoform X5 is translated as MKDGIFPEGSMAPNLQDEQMYRCEDCDELFSSTLELRRHQKYSCSSSGSIFDTLREDFKQEREDSDEPVHECKDCEKIFPNEYSLGQHMIVHTEEREYKCDQCPKAFNWKSNLIRHQMSHDSGKRFECENCDKVFTDPSNLQRHIRSQHVGARAHTCPECGKTFATSSGLKQHKHIHSSVKPFICEVCHKSYTQFSNLCRHKRMHADCRTQIKCKDCGQLFSTTSSLNKHRRFCEGKNHYGSPAGMFNPGIPMSSSPIMAKAKSHHPHLQGLNQSGLGFTDYFPSRPHPHAGLPFSPGPHGFPSLPHGFPGIFSPSLYPRPPLLPASPLLKQSGGSQEVKLPRSPLDVPPLSLVSSTNSNGGYSLSQLEDREKENKLDFSSGEAKPKSKMADMSDASDLEDVNTTSGTDLDTTTGTASGDGSDLESDGESERERSGKRRKPSGAISSQEGHQLEDTNSALISAVSSSGNFAIDRPFLSSASSQHSFFPPPDEQALPPTNTNANASTDSIKAIASIAEKYFGPGLIGLHQEKKMGPLPYHSMFPFQFLPNFHNSLYPFSADRGALNPSMFFKAEPKSPREQLHKMVSGAPGAPASTGESPFDLTTKPKETKLAPPTPTNPSNLSSTGSSSGHLVISSGEEQPLDLSIGGRSRGGHNGVAAEPQNRKNHIFGIGKGVSIKDETPSGFPHAHSQLLPQSSIAQHQQPQAQPHQPPPLHYAKPSAFFMDPIYSRVEKRKLLDPVGALKEKFLRPSPPLFHPQMSAMENMTEKLESFGALKLDVPPNSLQHAHPLFNFRSPPPSLSDAILRKGKERYSCRYCGKIFPRSANLTRHLRTHTGEQPYRCKYCDRSFSISSNLQRHVRNIHNKEKPFKCHLCNRCFGQQTNLDRHLKKHEHENIPVSQQSGMLSNLGTTISSPNSEPDNHALLDEKEDSYFSEIRNFISNSEMNQASSSSDKRSDQAEEERPPSHSLSNSKLRLQGLEEEEEEVEGDDEEEEEGSLTEKSHDEAPESPSPVTTGVYEEDEEEEETETAPLAMSYEHTRRLMQ
- the prdm16 gene encoding PR domain zinc finger protein 16 isoform X4, which translates into the protein MKDGIFPEGSMAPNLQDEQMYRCEDCDELFSSTLELRRHQKYSCSSSGSIFDTLREDFKQEREDSDEPVHECKDCEKIFPNEYSLGQHMIVHTEEREYKCDQCPKAFNWKSNLIRHQMSHDSGKRFECENCDKVQHTRHVFTDPSNLQRHIRSQHVGARAHTCPECGKTFATSSGLKQHKHIHSSVKPFICEVCHKSYTQFSNLCRHKRMHADCRTQIKCKDCGQLFSTTSSLNKHRRFCEGKNHYGSPAGMFNPGIPMSSSPIMAKAKSHHPHLQGLNQSGLGFTDYFPSRPHPHAGLPFSPGPHGFPSLPHGFPGIFSPSLYPRPPLLPASPLLKQSGGSQEVKLPRSPLDVPPLSLVSSTNSNGGYSLSQLEDREKENKLDFSSGEAKPKSKMADMSDASDLEDVNTTSGTDLDTTTGTASGDGSDLESDGESERERSGKRRKPSGAISSQEGHQLEDTNSALISAVSSSGNFAIDRPFLSSASSQHSFFPPPDEQALPPTNTNANASTDSIKAIASIAEKYFGPGLIGLHQEKKMGPLPYHSMFPFQFLPNFHNSLYPFSADRGALNPSMFFKAEPKSPREQLHKMVSGAPGAPASTGESPFDLTTKPKETKLAPPTPTNPSNLSSTGSSSGHLVISSGEEQPLDLSIGGRSRGGHNGVAAEPQNRKNHIFGIGKGVSIKDETPSGFPHAHSQLLPQSSIAQHQQPQAQPHQPPPLHYAKPSAFFMDPIYSRVEKRKLLDPVGALKEKFLRPSPPLFHPQMSAMENMTEKLESFGALKLDVPPNSLQHAHPLFNFRSPPPSLSDAILRKGKERYSCRYCGKIFPRSANLTRHLRTHTGEQPYRCKYCDRSFSISSNLQRHVRNIHNKEKPFKCHLCNRCFGQQTNLDRHLKKHEHENIPVSQQSGMLSNLGTTISSPNSEPDNHALLDEKEDSYFSEIRNFISNSEMNQASSSSDKRSDQAEEERPPSHSLSNSKLRLQGLEEEEEEVEGDDEEEEEGSLTEKSHDEAPESPSPVTTGVYEEDEEEEETETAPLAMSYEHTRRLMQ
- the prdm16 gene encoding PR domain zinc finger protein 16 isoform X6 translates to MKDGIFPEGSMAPNLQDEQMYRCEDCDELFSSTLELRRHQKYSCSSSGSIFDTLREDFKQEREDSDEPVHECKDCEKIFPNEYSLGQHMIVHTEEREYKCDQCPKAFNWKSNLIRHQMSHDSGKRFECENCDKVFTDPSNLQRHIRSQHVGARAHTCPECGKTFATSSGLKQHKHIHSSVKPFICEVCHKSYTQFSNLCRHKRMHADCRTQIKCKDCGQLFSTTSSLNKHRRFCEGKNHYGSPAGMFNPGIPMSSSPIMAKAKSHHPHLQGLNQSGLGFTDYFPSRPHPHAGLPFSPGPHGFPSLPHGFPGIFSPSLYPRPPLLPASPLLKQSGGSQEVKLPRSPLDVPPLSLVSSTNSNGGYSLSQLEDREKENKLDFSSGEAKPKSKMADMSDASDLEDVNTTSGTDLDTTTGTASGDGSDLESDGESERERSGKRRKPSGAISSQEGHQLEDTNSALISAVSSSGNFAIDRPFLSSASSQHSFFPPPDEQALPPTNTNANASTDSIKAIASIAEKYFGPGLIGLHQEKKMGPLPYHSMFPFQFLPNFHNSLYPFSADRGALNPSMFFKAEPKSPREQLHKMVSGAPGAPASTGESPFDLTTKPKETKLAPPTPTNPSNLSSTGSSSGHLVISSGEEQPLDLSIGGRSRGGHNGVAAEPQNRKNHIFGIGKGVSIKDETPSGFPHAHSQLLPQSSIAQHQQPQAQPHQPPPLHYAKPSAFFMDPIYRVEKRKLLDPVGALKEKFLRPSPPLFHPQMSAMENMTEKLESFGALKLDVPPNSLQHAHPLFNFRSPPPSLSDAILRKGKERYSCRYCGKIFPRSANLTRHLRTHTGEQPYRCKYCDRSFSISSNLQRHVRNIHNKEKPFKCHLCNRCFGQQTNLDRHLKKHEHENIPVSQQSGMLSNLGTTISSPNSEPDNHALLDEKEDSYFSEIRNFISNSEMNQASSSSDKRSDQAEEERPPSHSLSNSKLRLQGLEEEEEEVEGDDEEEEEGSLTEKSHDEAPESPSPVTTGVYEEDEEEEETETAPLAMSYEHTRRLMQ
- the prdm16 gene encoding PR domain zinc finger protein 16 isoform X3; translated protein: MKDGIFPEGSMAPNLQDEQMYRCEDCDELFSSTLELRRHQKYSCSSSGSIFDTLREDFKQEREDSDEPVHECKDCEKIFPNEYSLGQHMIVHTEEREYKCDQCPKAFNWKSNLIRHQMSHDSGKRFECENCDKVFTDPSNLQRHIRSQHVGARAHTCPECGKTFATSSGLKQHKHIHSSVKPFICPDGLRLFAPPGEVCHKSYTQFSNLCRHKRMHADCRTQIKCKDCGQLFSTTSSLNKHRRFCEGKNHYGSPAGMFNPGIPMSSSPIMAKAKSHHPHLQGLNQSGLGFTDYFPSRPHPHAGLPFSPGPHGFPSLPHGFPGIFSPSLYPRPPLLPASPLLKQSGGSQEVKLPRSPLDVPPLSLVSSTNSNGGYSLSQLEDREKENKLDFSSGEAKPKSKMADMSDASDLEDVNTTSGTDLDTTTGTASGDGSDLESDGESERERSGKRRKPSGAISSQEGHQLEDTNSALISAVSSSGNFAIDRPFLSSASSQHSFFPPPDEQALPPTNTNANASTDSIKAIASIAEKYFGPGLIGLHQEKKMGPLPYHSMFPFQFLPNFHNSLYPFSADRGALNPSMFFKAEPKSPREQLHKMVSGAPGAPASTGESPFDLTTKPKETKLAPPTPTNPSNLSSTGSSSGHLVISSGEEQPLDLSIGGRSRGGHNGVAAEPQNRKNHIFGIGKGVSIKDETPSGFPHAHSQLLPQSSIAQHQQPQAQPHQPPPLHYAKPSAFFMDPIYSRVEKRKLLDPVGALKEKFLRPSPPLFHPQMSAMENMTEKLESFGALKLDVPPNSLQHAHPLFNFRSPPPSLSDAILRKGKERYSCRYCGKIFPRSANLTRHLRTHTGEQPYRCKYCDRSFSISSNLQRHVRNIHNKEKPFKCHLCNRCFGQQTNLDRHLKKHEHENIPVSQQSGMLSNLGTTISSPNSEPDNHALLDEKEDSYFSEIRNFISNSEMNQASSSSDKRSDQAEEERPPSHSLSNSKLRLQGLEEEEEEVEGDDEEEEEGSLTEKSHDEAPESPSPVTTGVYEEDEEEEETETAPLAMSYEHTRRLMQ